The following coding sequences lie in one Myxococcus xanthus genomic window:
- a CDS encoding ABC transporter ATP-binding protein yields MSEVTLSGIKKSFGQNLIVKGVDLQVGEGEFLVMVGPSGCGKTTLLRLIAGLEQVDAGEVRIGGARVNDVPPRDRDVAMVFQSYALYPHMTVRENLAFGLTLRKFPATEIESRVREVAGMLELSHLLERKPKALSGGQRQRVAMGRAIVRRPKVFLFDEPLSNLDTALRVQMRGELARLHRRLGATMIYVTHDQVEAMTLATRVAVFNGGLLQQVGPPLELYNRPANPFVAGFLGSPSMNFLEARREGAQFTGKGFTLPCPADVATEEATVLLGLRPQDLRVMSQGPLTGTVDAVERLGFDGYAFVNTEAGPVAARFDKGVNVVVGDKVHLVPVADALHVFSKDGAKALRHPEQPASLEVAS; encoded by the coding sequence TTGTCCGAAGTCACCCTGAGCGGGATCAAGAAGTCGTTTGGCCAAAACCTCATCGTGAAGGGCGTGGACCTTCAGGTGGGTGAAGGTGAATTCCTGGTGATGGTCGGCCCGTCCGGGTGCGGGAAGACGACCTTGCTGCGGCTCATCGCGGGCCTGGAGCAGGTGGACGCGGGCGAGGTGCGCATTGGCGGCGCCCGGGTGAATGACGTTCCGCCGCGTGATCGCGACGTGGCGATGGTGTTCCAGTCCTATGCGCTCTACCCGCACATGACGGTGCGGGAGAATCTGGCCTTCGGCCTGACGCTCCGGAAGTTCCCCGCCACGGAGATTGAGTCGCGCGTGCGGGAGGTGGCCGGAATGTTGGAGCTGAGCCACCTCTTGGAGCGCAAGCCCAAGGCCCTGTCCGGCGGCCAACGCCAGCGCGTGGCCATGGGGCGAGCCATCGTCCGCCGCCCGAAGGTCTTCCTCTTCGACGAGCCCCTCTCCAACCTGGACACCGCGCTCCGGGTCCAGATGCGCGGCGAGCTGGCCCGGCTGCACCGCCGGCTGGGCGCGACGATGATCTACGTCACCCACGACCAGGTGGAGGCCATGACGCTGGCCACCCGCGTGGCCGTCTTCAATGGCGGGCTCCTCCAGCAGGTGGGCCCGCCGCTGGAGCTTTACAACCGCCCCGCCAACCCATTCGTCGCGGGGTTCCTCGGCTCCCCCTCCATGAACTTCCTGGAGGCGCGGCGCGAGGGGGCTCAGTTTACCGGCAAGGGCTTCACCCTGCCCTGTCCAGCGGACGTGGCCACTGAGGAAGCCACGGTGCTGCTGGGTCTGCGTCCCCAGGATTTGCGCGTGATGTCCCAGGGGCCCCTCACCGGCACCGTGGACGCGGTGGAGCGACTGGGCTTTGACGGGTACGCCTTCGTCAACACGGAGGCCGGTCCGGTGGCGGCGCGCTTCGACAAGGGTGTGAATGTCGTGGTGGGTGACAAGGTGCACCTGGTCCCCGTGGCGGACGCGCTGCACGTCTTCTCCAAGGACGGCGCGAAGGCGCTGCGCCATCCGGAGCAGCCCGCCTCGCTGGAGGTCGCGTCGTGA
- a CDS encoding IPT/TIG domain-containing protein — protein MSSRCLRALFLVLPLLVVACDGDSDGGPSPSDNAPIVREVQPSGGPVAGNTLINVYGSGFKEGAKLYFGQQEALRVVVVNTYRIYGYTPTATSGVVDVRVVNPDSAHGTLVGGFTFEGAPSANIDQAEVLNGNVDAVSNGQPVGTTVRGAVTVAGITRGTGQGGGTRAQVGFAPANAELLNPESYTWEEATYEGDSGNREADIYQGTVLLQPAIGGARNEWVVTMRFSIDNGATWVMADGDGSANGVSEDMLRRVFISRPRVDYCKLGPDNNRGPLNVFYRPGDTALIKVAGQVYAAGVTQGGGAGSGLVAQLGYGPADSDPSSDSGWTWINAKYKTDHGNNDEWEADLPNPGTVGTWRIAYRFSISENAWRFCDVDGVNDSNEGELTFSLTKLGTLTVGDEAPKPQVTWCKIGLDQTAPEPINYTTTQTSGLKTVYAQVNLPGVTDREGAGPNLAGQLGWGPVGEDPRTSPLWNWSAQLTFDKDNFEVNDQWKGTLPNPAINGEYRYAVRFNHDGGPIRVCDGNGVDDGGQNFEMDQLGTLNVTGQPVIPRVIGYCKLGPDGNNTPETVTYTTTTTPSRRVEAQVYVQGVTNAVGQGAGIVGQLGWGPAGEDPATSSQWNWTTSGTYVSDLGSANDVYEATLPNPGAVGSYRFAYRFQVNDGEFLYCDADGNSGGASGFDAALIGTLTVTEAQAINVVNYCKLGPDGNNTPQSLAYTTGEAASHVIIAYVNVAGITDTTTGEVADIVGQLGWGPVGEDPATSDEWAWSTTAQFKDDFWDNDEYEATLPNPGTVGSYRFAYRFQVNGGAFMYCDADGNSTNPEHGFDVALTGSLAVSAQNPEPEPTDSYCRLLNVSGTTVGSGDIVTVVGRVHIPGVTAGEGPGANVQVQVGVGAADANASTQAVAFTWKAAEYTGEANGEADTDEFSTTVTPAYTGDRAVSLRYSTDGTTWTYCDKDGSNVGGYTLGQQHALTVGKHTGIGYCNLQWPFEIAVGAEGDPRIVYGQLHVDGVTPGSGQGAGVVAELGYGPASSDPGISGWTWVAATYLSDEGNNDQYSVSLPEGVSAGTSYAYRYSLNGGPFCYGDRNDRGGSGNTGNGFQGGDLGTVIP, from the coding sequence ATGTCGTCTCGCTGTCTCCGTGCCCTCTTCCTCGTCCTGCCTCTGCTGGTCGTCGCCTGTGACGGTGACTCAGACGGAGGTCCTTCTCCCAGCGACAACGCGCCCATCGTGCGGGAGGTCCAGCCTTCGGGCGGCCCCGTCGCGGGCAACACGCTCATCAACGTCTACGGCTCCGGCTTCAAGGAAGGCGCGAAGCTCTACTTCGGCCAGCAGGAGGCCCTGCGGGTGGTGGTGGTCAACACCTACCGCATCTACGGCTACACCCCCACCGCCACCTCCGGCGTGGTGGACGTGCGCGTGGTGAACCCCGACAGCGCCCACGGCACCCTGGTGGGCGGCTTCACCTTCGAAGGCGCGCCGTCGGCGAACATCGACCAGGCCGAGGTGCTCAACGGCAACGTGGACGCGGTCAGCAACGGTCAGCCGGTGGGTACCACCGTGCGCGGCGCCGTCACCGTGGCCGGCATCACCCGTGGCACGGGCCAGGGCGGCGGCACCCGCGCGCAGGTGGGCTTCGCCCCGGCGAACGCGGAGTTGCTCAACCCGGAGAGCTACACCTGGGAAGAGGCCACCTACGAGGGTGACTCGGGCAACCGCGAGGCGGACATCTACCAGGGCACCGTGCTGCTCCAGCCGGCCATTGGTGGTGCGCGCAACGAGTGGGTCGTCACCATGCGCTTCTCCATCGACAACGGCGCCACGTGGGTGATGGCGGACGGCGATGGCAGCGCCAACGGCGTGTCGGAGGACATGCTGCGCCGGGTGTTCATCTCCCGTCCGCGCGTGGACTATTGCAAGCTGGGCCCGGACAACAACCGCGGGCCGCTCAACGTCTTCTACCGGCCGGGCGACACCGCGCTCATCAAGGTGGCCGGCCAGGTGTACGCGGCGGGCGTCACCCAGGGCGGTGGCGCGGGCTCGGGCCTGGTGGCGCAGCTCGGCTACGGCCCGGCGGATTCGGACCCGAGCAGCGACAGCGGCTGGACGTGGATCAACGCCAAGTACAAGACGGACCACGGAAACAACGACGAGTGGGAAGCCGACCTGCCCAACCCGGGCACCGTGGGAACCTGGCGCATCGCCTACCGCTTCAGCATCAGTGAGAACGCGTGGCGCTTCTGCGACGTGGACGGCGTCAACGACAGCAACGAGGGCGAGCTGACCTTCAGCCTGACCAAGCTGGGCACGCTCACCGTGGGTGATGAGGCGCCGAAGCCGCAGGTGACGTGGTGCAAGATTGGCCTCGACCAGACGGCGCCGGAGCCCATCAACTACACGACCACGCAGACGTCGGGCCTGAAGACGGTGTACGCCCAAGTCAACCTGCCGGGCGTGACGGACCGCGAAGGCGCAGGGCCGAACCTGGCGGGCCAGCTCGGCTGGGGTCCCGTGGGTGAGGACCCGCGCACCTCGCCGCTGTGGAACTGGTCAGCCCAGCTGACTTTCGACAAGGACAACTTCGAGGTGAATGACCAGTGGAAGGGCACGCTGCCCAACCCGGCCATCAACGGCGAGTACCGCTACGCGGTGCGCTTCAACCACGACGGCGGCCCCATCCGCGTGTGCGACGGCAACGGCGTGGACGATGGCGGTCAGAACTTCGAGATGGACCAGCTCGGCACGCTCAACGTGACGGGCCAGCCCGTCATCCCGCGCGTCATCGGGTACTGCAAGCTGGGGCCGGATGGGAACAACACGCCGGAGACGGTGACGTATACGACGACCACCACGCCCAGCCGCCGGGTGGAGGCGCAGGTGTACGTGCAGGGCGTGACGAACGCGGTCGGCCAGGGCGCGGGCATTGTGGGTCAGCTGGGCTGGGGGCCCGCCGGTGAGGACCCGGCCACGTCCTCGCAGTGGAACTGGACCACGAGCGGCACCTACGTGTCGGACCTCGGCAGCGCCAATGATGTGTACGAGGCCACGCTGCCCAACCCGGGCGCGGTGGGCAGCTACCGGTTCGCCTACCGCTTCCAGGTGAACGACGGCGAATTCCTCTACTGCGACGCGGACGGTAACAGCGGCGGGGCCTCCGGCTTCGACGCCGCGCTGATTGGCACGCTCACGGTGACGGAGGCCCAGGCCATCAACGTGGTCAACTACTGCAAGCTGGGACCGGATGGGAACAACACGCCACAGTCGCTGGCGTACACCACAGGCGAGGCGGCCAGCCACGTCATCATCGCGTACGTCAACGTGGCGGGCATCACCGACACCACCACGGGCGAAGTCGCGGACATCGTGGGCCAGCTCGGCTGGGGTCCCGTGGGTGAGGACCCGGCCACATCCGACGAGTGGGCTTGGAGCACGACGGCCCAGTTCAAGGACGACTTCTGGGACAACGACGAGTACGAGGCCACGCTGCCCAACCCGGGCACGGTGGGCAGCTACCGGTTCGCCTACCGCTTCCAGGTGAACGGCGGCGCGTTCATGTACTGCGACGCGGACGGCAACAGCACCAACCCGGAGCACGGCTTCGACGTGGCGCTGACGGGCAGCCTGGCGGTGAGCGCGCAGAACCCGGAGCCCGAGCCGACGGACAGCTACTGCCGCCTGCTGAACGTGAGCGGCACGACGGTGGGCAGCGGCGACATCGTCACCGTGGTGGGCCGGGTGCACATCCCGGGCGTCACCGCGGGCGAGGGTCCGGGCGCCAACGTCCAGGTGCAGGTGGGCGTGGGCGCCGCGGACGCCAACGCGTCCACCCAGGCGGTCGCGTTCACCTGGAAGGCCGCGGAGTACACCGGCGAGGCGAATGGCGAGGCGGACACGGATGAGTTCTCCACCACCGTGACGCCTGCCTACACCGGCGACCGCGCCGTCAGCCTGCGCTACTCCACGGACGGCACGACGTGGACGTACTGCGACAAGGACGGCAGCAACGTGGGTGGGTACACGCTGGGCCAGCAACACGCCCTCACGGTGGGCAAGCACACGGGGATTGGCTACTGCAACCTCCAGTGGCCCTTCGAGATTGCCGTGGGCGCCGAGGGTGACCCGCGAATCGTCTACGGCCAGCTACACGTGGACGGTGTCACGCCCGGCAGCGGCCAGGGTGCTGGCGTCGTCGCTGAGCTTGGCTACGGCCCCGCGAGCAGCGACCCGGGCATCTCGGGTTGGACGTGGGTGGCAGCCACGTACCTCAGTGACGAGGGCAACAACGATCAGTACTCCGTAAGCCTGCCGGAGGGAGTGTCGGCCGGGACGTCCTACGCGTACCGCTACTCGCTCAATGGCGGGCCGTTCTGCTACGGCGACCGGAACGACCGGGGCGGCAGCGGTAACACCGGTAACGGCTTCCAGGGTGGGGACCTCGGCACGGTCATCCCGTAG
- a CDS encoding sugar ABC transporter permease has translation MNRPSRLKMAAIHAGLTLLCMATLYPVLWVVKMALSPTDGLALTANPFPETVTLEHFRQVLSGTDAAGRWVFGRQLLASIVVAGATTLVGLTLAVSAAYALSRFRFPGKEGGMQALLVTQMFPATLMMVPIYSILQKLHLLDSLTGLVLVYATTALPFCIWNLKGYFDTLPRELEEAAVMDGASTFQVFVRVVLPLARPALAVTALFSFMTAWNEFILAATLLNDPSRFTLPVALQRFVGEHKVEWGKFAAGALIVSAPVMALFFALQKHLVGGLTAGGVKG, from the coding sequence ATGAACCGCCCCTCGCGCTTGAAGATGGCCGCCATCCACGCCGGGCTGACGCTGCTGTGCATGGCCACGCTCTACCCGGTGCTCTGGGTGGTGAAGATGGCGCTGTCGCCCACGGACGGGCTGGCGCTCACCGCCAACCCCTTCCCCGAAACCGTCACGCTGGAGCACTTCCGGCAGGTGCTCTCCGGCACGGACGCGGCGGGGCGGTGGGTGTTCGGCCGGCAGCTCCTGGCGAGCATCGTCGTGGCGGGCGCCACCACGCTGGTGGGCCTGACGCTGGCGGTGTCCGCGGCCTACGCGCTGTCGCGCTTCCGCTTCCCCGGCAAGGAAGGCGGGATGCAGGCGCTACTGGTGACGCAGATGTTCCCGGCGACGCTGATGATGGTGCCCATCTACAGCATCCTCCAGAAGCTGCACCTGCTGGACAGCCTCACGGGGCTCGTCCTCGTCTACGCCACCACCGCCCTGCCCTTCTGCATCTGGAACCTCAAGGGCTACTTCGACACGCTGCCACGCGAGTTGGAAGAAGCGGCGGTGATGGACGGCGCCTCCACCTTCCAGGTGTTCGTGCGCGTGGTGCTCCCGCTGGCCCGGCCCGCGTTGGCCGTGACGGCGCTCTTCTCCTTCATGACGGCGTGGAACGAGTTCATCCTCGCCGCCACGCTGCTCAATGACCCGTCCCGCTTCACCCTGCCCGTCGCGCTCCAGCGGTTCGTGGGCGAGCACAAGGTGGAGTGGGGCAAGTTCGCCGCGGGCGCGCTCATCGTCTCCGCGCCGGTCATGGCTTTGTTCTTCGCTCTCCAGAAACACCTCGTCGGCGGGCTGACCGCTGGCGGCGTCAAGGGGTGA
- a CDS encoding extracellular solute-binding protein, translating to MSQWLGLALLATALSAHAAPETEKPLKLWHAYRGGEETALVQATELFTAKTGVQVELLALPYDAYAAKLTNAIPHGVGPDLFIFNHERLRNFHALHLMAPASGLAREDYFPNAVEALEVDGQVYGYPMSLKSLALYVNTKLVTQPPETTDALLAMLPALSDADAGRFGLAYESGDFYFHAGFLFGFGGELFDANGRASFDTQGMARSLAFVKDLQDRRFIPQEASGALVKSLFNDGRAAMIISGPWFAGEIAPNVDYRVVGLPVVSTTNIPIRPFLGVETAYVSARSKRAEQAQALARFISLGEASRVRAMVGRQIPADVAAYTLKEVREDTLISSFREAARHATPMPNTLEMARVWEPMKLALRAVLQGGTEPQDAGALADRRYRALHRERPPDASPLPWLGLVGAMALGGSVYVLRRPAATLPFKRRYPDVAQAVAYITPAAAGVAVLVFVPFAVGLSLSLFHHEAGEYSFVGLANFVDILASRGYSITEPLSFYFTLAVTLLWAVVNVVLHVSIGLFLALLLKDPLLKLRGVYRVLLIIPWAVPNYITALMWKGMFHRQFGAINGLLVALDLEPVSWFTRFSTAFAANVATNTWLGFPFMMVVALGALQSIPQELYEAAEVDGASKWTQFRRITLPLLRPAMLPAVILGSVWTFNMFNIIYLVSGGEPGGGTDILVSEAYRWAFQRNEQYGFAAAYSVLIFVVLLVWSAFTKRLMRSSSEVMG from the coding sequence GTGAGCCAGTGGCTCGGCCTGGCGCTGCTCGCCACGGCGCTGAGCGCGCACGCGGCGCCTGAGACGGAGAAGCCGCTGAAGCTGTGGCACGCGTACCGCGGCGGCGAGGAGACGGCGCTCGTCCAGGCCACGGAGCTCTTCACCGCGAAGACGGGCGTCCAGGTGGAGCTGCTCGCCCTGCCCTACGACGCCTACGCGGCCAAGCTGACCAACGCCATTCCCCATGGCGTGGGCCCGGACCTCTTCATCTTCAACCACGAGCGGCTGCGCAACTTCCACGCGCTGCACCTGATGGCCCCCGCCAGTGGCCTGGCGCGCGAGGACTACTTCCCCAACGCCGTGGAGGCGCTGGAGGTGGATGGCCAGGTGTACGGCTACCCCATGTCGCTCAAGTCGCTGGCGCTCTACGTCAACACGAAGCTCGTGACCCAGCCGCCGGAGACGACGGACGCGCTGCTGGCGATGCTGCCCGCGCTGTCGGACGCGGACGCGGGCCGCTTCGGGCTGGCCTATGAGAGCGGCGACTTCTACTTCCACGCGGGGTTCCTCTTCGGCTTCGGCGGCGAGCTGTTCGATGCAAACGGCCGCGCGAGCTTCGACACACAGGGGATGGCCCGCTCCCTGGCCTTTGTGAAGGACCTGCAGGACCGGCGCTTCATCCCCCAGGAGGCCTCGGGCGCGCTGGTGAAGAGCCTCTTCAACGACGGCCGTGCCGCCATGATCATCAGCGGGCCGTGGTTCGCCGGGGAGATTGCCCCCAACGTGGACTACCGCGTGGTGGGGCTGCCGGTGGTGAGCACCACGAACATCCCCATCCGCCCCTTCCTGGGCGTGGAGACGGCCTACGTATCCGCGCGCTCCAAACGAGCGGAGCAGGCCCAGGCGCTGGCGCGCTTCATCTCCTTGGGCGAGGCCTCGCGCGTGCGGGCCATGGTGGGCCGGCAGATTCCGGCGGACGTGGCCGCGTACACGCTGAAGGAGGTGCGGGAGGACACGCTCATCTCCTCCTTCCGCGAGGCGGCCCGCCACGCGACGCCCATGCCCAACACGCTGGAGATGGCGCGCGTCTGGGAGCCCATGAAGCTGGCGCTGCGCGCGGTGCTCCAGGGCGGCACCGAGCCCCAGGACGCGGGCGCGCTGGCGGACCGGCGCTACCGCGCGCTGCACCGCGAGCGCCCGCCCGACGCCAGCCCCCTGCCCTGGCTGGGCCTGGTGGGCGCCATGGCGCTGGGCGGCTCCGTCTATGTGCTGCGGCGCCCGGCGGCGACGCTGCCCTTCAAGCGCCGTTACCCGGATGTGGCGCAGGCGGTGGCGTACATCACCCCCGCGGCGGCCGGCGTGGCGGTGCTGGTGTTCGTCCCCTTCGCGGTGGGCCTCAGCCTGTCGCTGTTCCACCACGAGGCAGGGGAATACTCCTTCGTGGGCCTGGCCAACTTCGTGGATATCCTGGCCAGCCGCGGCTACAGCATCACCGAGCCCCTGTCCTTCTATTTCACGCTGGCCGTGACGCTGCTGTGGGCGGTGGTCAACGTGGTGCTCCACGTCAGCATCGGCCTGTTCCTGGCGCTGCTGTTGAAGGATCCACTGCTGAAGCTGCGGGGTGTCTACCGGGTGCTGCTCATCATCCCCTGGGCCGTGCCCAACTACATCACCGCGCTCATGTGGAAGGGCATGTTCCACCGGCAGTTCGGCGCCATCAACGGCCTGCTGGTCGCCCTGGACCTGGAGCCGGTGAGCTGGTTCACCCGCTTCTCCACGGCCTTCGCGGCCAACGTGGCCACCAACACCTGGCTGGGCTTTCCCTTCATGATGGTGGTGGCGCTGGGCGCGCTCCAGTCCATCCCCCAGGAGCTCTACGAGGCCGCGGAGGTGGACGGCGCGAGCAAATGGACGCAGTTCCGCCGCATCACCCTGCCGCTGCTGAGGCCCGCCATGCTGCCGGCCGTCATCCTGGGCAGCGTGTGGACCTTCAACATGTTCAACATCATCTACCTGGTGTCCGGCGGTGAGCCGGGCGGCGGCACCGACATCCTGGTGTCCGAGGCCTACCGTTGGGCCTTCCAGCGCAACGAGCAGTACGGCTTCGCGGCGGCGTACTCGGTCCTCATCTTCGTGGTGCTGCTGGTCTGGTCCGCCTTCACCAAGCGCCTGATGCGGTCGTCCTCGGAGGTGATGGGATGA